From Caminibacter mediatlanticus TB-2, the proteins below share one genomic window:
- a CDS encoding bifunctional riboflavin kinase/FAD synthetase, with protein sequence MTITIGGFDGMHIGHMKLIRKADAYLVIEKNSNLTPGFDRIYYSPTLLDILYLEKIKNLSAIEFIEILKKYNAQKIIVGDDFRFGKNRSGDIELLKKFFEVEVIHEIKINNIGIHSHYIRTLIKNGEIKKANKFLGHIYKIKGIKIKGQGLGSKELFPTINITPFKNYFLPKAGVYITKTNGYQSITFIGTRSTDKNFSIETHILEDFEDNSFFEIEFLEFLRENIYFRNLNQLKNQIAVDIIKATNFFRNY encoded by the coding sequence ATGACAATTACAATTGGCGGATTTGATGGTATGCATATTGGGCATATGAAGTTAATAAGAAAAGCAGATGCTTATTTAGTAATTGAAAAAAACTCAAACCTAACCCCAGGTTTTGATAGAATATATTATTCCCCTACTTTACTTGATATTTTGTATTTAGAAAAAATTAAAAATTTATCTGCAATTGAATTTATAGAAATATTAAAAAAATATAATGCACAAAAAATCATTGTAGGTGATGATTTTAGATTTGGCAAAAATAGAAGTGGCGATATTGAGCTATTAAAAAAATTTTTTGAAGTAGAGGTTATTCATGAAATTAAAATAAATAACATTGGCATTCATTCTCATTATATAAGAACTTTAATTAAAAATGGCGAAATTAAAAAAGCAAATAAATTTTTAGGCCATATTTATAAAATAAAAGGTATTAAAATAAAAGGTCAAGGACTTGGGAGTAAAGAACTATTTCCAACTATCAATATTACACCTTTTAAAAACTACTTTTTGCCAAAAGCAGGTGTATATATTACAAAAACAAATGGTTATCAATCTATAACTTTTATTGGTACTCGCTCAACAGATAAAAACTTTTCAATTGAAACTCATATTTTAGAAGATTTTGAAGATAACTCTTTTTTTGAGATAGAATTTTTAGAGTTTTTAAGAGAGAATATCTATTTTAGAAACTTAAACCAACTAAAAAATCAAATTGCTGTTGATATAATCAAAGCAACTAATTTTTTTAGAAACTATTAA